One segment of Solanum lycopersicum chromosome 1, SLM_r2.1 DNA contains the following:
- the LOC101249294 gene encoding cullin-1 isoform X10 has translation MCDNNPAGPEAQKLYQKYKKSIEDYVSTKVVPSIQGKKDDVLLHELVKRWNNHKIITRWLFRFFHYLDRHLVPRRNLPSLQETSHLTFYELVYGEMNDGVRDVVISLINREREGEQIDQALVKNILDIYVDIGGDTMKYYEKDFEESMMKDSAVFYSKKASYWIASKSYEEYMLKAEECLNDEERRVQSYLKDGSKHKLLEVCNRLHRCILYILMHIAELVYVVLDYL, from the exons ATGTGTGACAACAATCCAGCTGGCCCTGAAGCTCAAAAACTGTATCAGAAGTATAAGAAATCAATAGAAGACTATGTCTCCACAAAG GTAGTTCCATCTATTCAGGGGAAGAAAGACGATGTCTTGCTGCACGAACTTGTTAAGAGGTGGAATAATCACAAAATCATAACCAGGTGGCTTTTCAGATTCTTTCATTACCTTGACAGACACTTAGTGCCTAGAAGGAACCTCCCTTCTCTTCAAGAAACTAGCCATTTGACTTTCTATGAATTG GTCTATGGTGAAATGAATGATGGAGTGAGAGATGTTGTCATATCTTTG ATTAATAGAGAACGCGAAGGAGAGCAAATAGATCAGGCCTTAGTGAAGAACATTTTGGATATATATGTAGATATAGGTGGAGACACCATGAAGTATTACGAGAAAGATTTTGAAGAATCGATGATGAAAGATTCTGCTGTATTCTATTCTAAGAAAGCCTCATATTGGATTGCAAGCAAATCTTATGAGGAGTACATGCTGAAG GCCGAGGAATGCTTGAATGACGAGGAAAGGAGGGTTCAAAGTTATTTGAAAGACGGTAGCAAACATAAGTTATTGGAGGTTTGTAATAGGCTGCATCGTTGTATTCTTTACATTCTGATGCATATTGCAGAGTTAGTATATGTTGTTTTAGACTATCTTTGA
- the LOC101249294 gene encoding cullin-1 isoform X1, giving the protein MSNLKPTLSFEQGWPILQEEAINKVILLVEEGHTSNQFTSEEYMHLYTTVYNMCDNNPAGPEAQKLYQKYKKSIEDYVSTKVVPSIQGKKDDVLLHELVKRWNNHKIITRWLFRFFHYLDRHLVPRRNLPSLQETSHLTFYELVYGEMNDGVRDVVISLINREREGEQIDQALVKNILDIYVDIGGDTMKYYEKDFEESMMKDSAVFYSKKASYWIASKSYEEYMLKAEECLNDEERRVQSYLKDGSKHKLLEVCNRLHRCILYILMHIAELVYVVLDYL; this is encoded by the exons GAGGAAGCTATCAACAAAGTTATCCTCCTTGTTGAAGAAGGCCACACTTCCAACCAATTCACTTCTGAAGAGTATATGCATTTATACAC AACAGTGTATAACATGTGTGACAACAATCCAGCTGGCCCTGAAGCTCAAAAACTGTATCAGAAGTATAAGAAATCAATAGAAGACTATGTCTCCACAAAG GTAGTTCCATCTATTCAGGGGAAGAAAGACGATGTCTTGCTGCACGAACTTGTTAAGAGGTGGAATAATCACAAAATCATAACCAGGTGGCTTTTCAGATTCTTTCATTACCTTGACAGACACTTAGTGCCTAGAAGGAACCTCCCTTCTCTTCAAGAAACTAGCCATTTGACTTTCTATGAATTG GTCTATGGTGAAATGAATGATGGAGTGAGAGATGTTGTCATATCTTTG ATTAATAGAGAACGCGAAGGAGAGCAAATAGATCAGGCCTTAGTGAAGAACATTTTGGATATATATGTAGATATAGGTGGAGACACCATGAAGTATTACGAGAAAGATTTTGAAGAATCGATGATGAAAGATTCTGCTGTATTCTATTCTAAGAAAGCCTCATATTGGATTGCAAGCAAATCTTATGAGGAGTACATGCTGAAG GCCGAGGAATGCTTGAATGACGAGGAAAGGAGGGTTCAAAGTTATTTGAAAGACGGTAGCAAACATAAGTTATTGGAGGTTTGTAATAGGCTGCATCGTTGTATTCTTTACATTCTGATGCATATTGCAGAGTTAGTATATGTTGTTTTAGACTATCTTTGA
- the LOC101249294 gene encoding cullin-1 isoform X5: MSNLKPTLSFEQGWPILQEEAINKVILLVEEGHTSNQFTSEEYMHLYTTVYNMCDNNPAGPEAQKLYQKYKKSIEDYVSTKVVPSIQGKKDDVLLHELVKRWNNHKIITRWLFRFFHYLDRHLVPRRNLPSLQETSHLTFYELINREREGEQIDQALVKNILDIYVDIGGDTMKYYEKDFEESMMKDSAVFYSKKASYWIASKSYEEYMLKAEECLNDEERRVQSYLKDGSKHKLLEVCNRLHRCILYILMHIAELVYVVLDYL; encoded by the exons GAGGAAGCTATCAACAAAGTTATCCTCCTTGTTGAAGAAGGCCACACTTCCAACCAATTCACTTCTGAAGAGTATATGCATTTATACAC AACAGTGTATAACATGTGTGACAACAATCCAGCTGGCCCTGAAGCTCAAAAACTGTATCAGAAGTATAAGAAATCAATAGAAGACTATGTCTCCACAAAG GTAGTTCCATCTATTCAGGGGAAGAAAGACGATGTCTTGCTGCACGAACTTGTTAAGAGGTGGAATAATCACAAAATCATAACCAGGTGGCTTTTCAGATTCTTTCATTACCTTGACAGACACTTAGTGCCTAGAAGGAACCTCCCTTCTCTTCAAGAAACTAGCCATTTGACTTTCTATGAATTG ATTAATAGAGAACGCGAAGGAGAGCAAATAGATCAGGCCTTAGTGAAGAACATTTTGGATATATATGTAGATATAGGTGGAGACACCATGAAGTATTACGAGAAAGATTTTGAAGAATCGATGATGAAAGATTCTGCTGTATTCTATTCTAAGAAAGCCTCATATTGGATTGCAAGCAAATCTTATGAGGAGTACATGCTGAAG GCCGAGGAATGCTTGAATGACGAGGAAAGGAGGGTTCAAAGTTATTTGAAAGACGGTAGCAAACATAAGTTATTGGAGGTTTGTAATAGGCTGCATCGTTGTATTCTTTACATTCTGATGCATATTGCAGAGTTAGTATATGTTGTTTTAGACTATCTTTGA
- the LOC101249294 gene encoding cullin-1 isoform X2: protein MSNLKPTLSFEQGWPILQEEAINKVILLVEEGHTSNQFTSEEYMHLYTTVYNMCDNNPAGPEAQKLYQKYKKSIEDYVSTKAIPSIQGKKDDVLLHELVKRWNNHKIITRWLFRFFHYLDRHLVPRRNLPSLQETSHLTFYELVYGEMNDGVRDVVISLINREREGEQIDQALVKNILDIYVDIGGDTMKYYEKDFEESMMKDSAVFYSKKASYWIASKSYEEYMLKAEECLNDEERRVQSYLKDGSKHKLLEVCNRLHRCILYILMHIAELVYVVLDYL from the exons GAGGAAGCTATCAACAAAGTTATCCTCCTTGTTGAAGAAGGCCACACTTCCAACCAATTCACTTCTGAAGAGTATATGCATTTATACAC AACAGTGTATAACATGTGTGACAACAATCCAGCTGGCCCTGAAGCTCAAAAACTGTATCAGAAGTATAAGAAATCAATAGAAGACTATGTCTCCACAAAGGCAA TTCCATCTATTCAGGGGAAGAAAGACGATGTCTTGCTGCACGAACTTGTTAAGAGGTGGAATAATCACAAAATCATAACCAGGTGGCTTTTCAGATTCTTTCATTACCTTGACAGACACTTAGTGCCTAGAAGGAACCTCCCTTCTCTTCAAGAAACTAGCCATTTGACTTTCTATGAATTG GTCTATGGTGAAATGAATGATGGAGTGAGAGATGTTGTCATATCTTTG ATTAATAGAGAACGCGAAGGAGAGCAAATAGATCAGGCCTTAGTGAAGAACATTTTGGATATATATGTAGATATAGGTGGAGACACCATGAAGTATTACGAGAAAGATTTTGAAGAATCGATGATGAAAGATTCTGCTGTATTCTATTCTAAGAAAGCCTCATATTGGATTGCAAGCAAATCTTATGAGGAGTACATGCTGAAG GCCGAGGAATGCTTGAATGACGAGGAAAGGAGGGTTCAAAGTTATTTGAAAGACGGTAGCAAACATAAGTTATTGGAGGTTTGTAATAGGCTGCATCGTTGTATTCTTTACATTCTGATGCATATTGCAGAGTTAGTATATGTTGTTTTAGACTATCTTTGA